Proteins from a single region of Pseudomonas ekonensis:
- the yajC gene encoding preprotein translocase subunit YajC, producing the protein MSFFISNAMADAAAPAAAPVGGGFEWIFLVGFLVIFYLMIWRPQAKRAKEQKNLLSSLQKGDEVVTTGGIAGKITKVADDFVVLEVSDTVEMKFQKGAIAATLPKGTLKAI; encoded by the coding sequence ATGAGCTTTTTTATCTCTAACGCCATGGCCGACGCGGCTGCACCGGCTGCTGCGCCTGTCGGCGGCGGCTTCGAGTGGATTTTCCTGGTCGGTTTCCTGGTCATCTTCTACCTGATGATCTGGCGTCCGCAGGCCAAACGCGCCAAAGAGCAGAAAAACCTGCTGAGCAGCCTGCAGAAGGGCGACGAAGTGGTCACCACCGGCGGCATCGCCGGCAAGATCACCAAAGTGGCCGATGACTTCGTGGTGCTGGAAGTGTCCGACACCGTGGAAATGAAGTTCCAGAAGGGCGCGATCGCCGCCACGCTGCCAAAAGGCACGCTCAAGGCGATCTAA
- the tgt gene encoding tRNA guanosine(34) transglycosylase Tgt, protein MSFELLATDGKARRGRLTFPRGTVETPAFMPVGTYGTVKGMLPRDIEAIGAEIILGNTFHLWLRPGMEVIKKHGDLHDFMQWKGPILTDSGGFQVFSLGAMRKIKEEGVTFASPVDGAKVFMGPEESMQVQRDLGSDIVMIFDECTPYPADEDVARVSMELSLRWAQRSKNAHGDNTAALFGIVQGGMHQDLRMRSLEGLDKIGFDGLAIGGLSVGEPKHEMIKVLDYLPGQMPADKPRYLMGVGKPEDLVEGVRRGVDMFDCVMPTRNARNGHLFIDTGVLKIRNAFHRHDDSPLDPTCDCYTCQNFSRAYLHHLDKCGEMLGSMLNTIHNLRHYQVLMAGLREAIQQGTLAAFVEAFYAKRGLPVPPLD, encoded by the coding sequence ATGTCGTTCGAGCTGCTCGCCACCGACGGCAAGGCCCGCCGTGGCCGCCTGACCTTCCCGCGCGGCACCGTCGAGACCCCGGCGTTCATGCCGGTGGGCACCTACGGCACCGTCAAGGGCATGCTGCCGCGGGACATCGAGGCGATCGGCGCAGAGATCATCCTGGGCAACACCTTCCACCTGTGGCTGCGTCCGGGCATGGAAGTGATCAAGAAGCACGGCGACCTGCACGACTTCATGCAGTGGAAAGGCCCGATCCTGACCGACTCCGGCGGCTTCCAGGTGTTCAGCCTCGGCGCCATGCGCAAAATCAAGGAGGAGGGCGTGACCTTCGCCTCTCCGGTCGACGGCGCCAAGGTGTTCATGGGGCCGGAAGAGTCGATGCAGGTCCAGCGCGACCTGGGCTCCGACATCGTGATGATCTTCGACGAATGCACCCCGTACCCGGCCGACGAAGACGTCGCGCGGGTGTCCATGGAGCTGTCCCTGCGCTGGGCCCAGCGTTCGAAGAACGCCCACGGCGACAACACGGCGGCGCTGTTCGGCATCGTCCAGGGCGGCATGCACCAGGACCTGCGCATGCGCTCGCTCGAAGGCCTGGACAAGATCGGCTTCGACGGCCTGGCCATCGGCGGTCTGTCGGTGGGCGAGCCCAAGCACGAAATGATCAAGGTGCTGGACTACCTGCCGGGCCAGATGCCTGCTGACAAACCTCGTTACCTTATGGGCGTTGGCAAACCGGAAGATCTGGTTGAGGGTGTGCGCCGCGGGGTGGACATGTTCGATTGCGTGATGCCGACCCGCAATGCCCGCAACGGGCATCTGTTCATCGACACCGGTGTGCTGAAGATCCGTAACGCGTTCCATCGCCATGATGATTCGCCGCTGGATCCGACCTGCGATTGCTACACCTGCCAGAACTTCTCCCGCGCTTATCTGCACCACTTGGACAAATGCGGCGAAATGCTCGGCAGCATGCTCAATACCATCCACAATTTGCGCCATTATCAGGTGCTGATGGCTGGTTTGCGCGAGGCTATTCAACAGGGTACATTGGCCGCCTTCGTCGAGGCCTTCTATGCCAAGCGCGGGCTTCCCGTACCGCCTTTGGACTGA